TCGCGCGGCTCCGCGTGCACCCGAACTGGGTCACGCTGGTCGACATCCTGGCCACGTTCGCGGCCGTTCCGTACTTCGCGCGCGGCGAGTGGGTCGCGGGCCTCGCGCTCGCGTACCTGATGAGCGTGCTCGACTCGGTCGACGGGAAGCTCGCGCGCGTCACGTTCACGTCGTCGAAGCTCGGCGAGGTGATGGACCACGGGCTCGACATCGTGCACCCGCCGATCTGGTACCTCGCCTGGGGCCACGCGCTCGCGCAGGCGAGCCAGGCGCCGCTCGCGTGGCGCGCCTCGCTGTGGATGCTCGGGCTCTACGTCGTCGATCGCATCGTCGCCGGCGTGTTCAAGGCGCGGCACGGCAAGTCGATCCACGGCTACACGCCCTTCGACGAGCGCATGCGCACGTTCATCTCGCGACGCAACGTGAACCTGCCGTTCTTCACGCTCGCGCTCGCCGCCGACGCCGTGCGAGGCGACGCGACGTTCGCGGCCGCGCGTGCGTGCTTCTACGCGATCGTCGCGTGGCAGGCGGCCTGCCTCGCGTTCCACGTCGACAGACTGGTGCGGTTCTGGAGCCGGGGCGGCGCGCGTTAGGCGCGGCCGATGCGCTCCTCGCGCGGCGACGCGTGCGCGCGCGCGGGGCGCTGCTTGTCGAGCCGCTCGAGCCCCTCGCGCACGACGGTGAGATCCTCGGGCGAGTCGACCTCGCCCCACCACGAGCCCGTGATCGAGGCGGTCTCGATGCGCATCGACGGCGCGAGCGCGTCGACGACCGACAGGTACCAGGCCGACATGCCGGCGCTGCGGCGCACGGCCGCGTCGAGGGCTTCGCGGAAGCGCTCGCCGCCCTCGCCCTGGAAGCGCATGAGCCCGATCGACTCGCCGTCGATCGGGCCGGTGAGCTTCTTGCCGACCGCCTGCAGGCGCCGCCCGCCCGCGAGCTTCACCTTCATGTCGTCGTCGTCGTAGCGCGCCTTCTCGTTGATCGTGACGGTGAGCGGCGCGGGCGGCGACGCGAGCAGCTTCTCGAGCACGGCCGGCTCGAACAGCGTGTCGCCGTTCAGGATCAGGAACTCGTCGGCCATCTCGGGGCGCGCGAGCCAGACGGTGACCAGGTTGTCGCTCTGCGCGAAGAACGGGTTGTAGAAGGTGCGGACGCGGATGCCGGGGATCGGGGTCCCGGCGAGGAACGCCTCGACCTGGTCGGCGCCGAAGCCGACCATCACGACCGCCTCCTCGACGCCGCATGCCGCGAGGGCCCGCAGCTGGACCTCGAGGACCGGCTGGGAGCCGCGCACGGGCAGCAGGCACTTCGGGCGGCTCTCCGTCAGGGGAAGCAGCCGCCGGCCCTGGCCCGCGCTCAGGATGATCGCCTTCATGGAACTCCGATTCCGCCGCCCGGGGCGCCACCCGGGGTGGTGCTCGCCGGCCCGCTCGCTTCCGCGCCGTTCGTCGTCGCCCGCGTCGCATCCGGCCTTGGCGTTGCCGAGGCCGCGCGTGCGAGCCTAGGATGCTCGATTCGGAACGGTACGGGGGGAGGCGGGCCGGACTGTACTCCATGGCCCCGGGCCGACAAGCAATCCGCCCTCCCTTCGGGTGATTTCTGCACCACGCCCCGGGCCGTCGCGGCCCGCCGAGGAAGCCCCGGTCGATGCGCGTGACCGAGACGACTCCCCGCCGCCCTCGGGGAACGCTCTACCGGTACCTGCTGCGCGAGATGGCGGTCCCGACGCTGTTCGCGCTGCTCGGCCTCACGCTCGTGATCCTGACGAAGGACCTGCTCGGGTACACGGAGCTGGTCGTCAACCGCGGCTTCGGCGCCGGCGTCGTCGCGATGATGGCGTTCTATCAGACCGTTCCGCTGATCGGGACGACGCTGCCGTTCGCGACGATGGTGGGCGCGCTCGTCGCTCTCGGGCGGCTCGGTGCCGACCTCGAGCTGCTCGTGCTCGAGGCGTGCGGTGTCTCGGCGCGCTCGCTCGTGCTCCCGGTGACGCTCTTCGCGGCCGCGCTCACGGGCGCCGGGCTCGTCGTGTCGCTCGCGCTCGGGCCGTGGGCGAGCCGCTCGCTCGACGCGTCGCTCGAGCGCATCTCGCTCGAGAACCCGGGCGCCGAGGTGCGGGCGGGCGTCGTGAACCGCTTCGGCGACTGGAAGCTCGAGGCGCAGGTCGCGAACCCGCGCGGCGACCGGCTCGAGAGCGTGCTGCTCTGGATGCCCGACGTCGGCGAGACGGTCTTCGCGCAGCGCGCCGCGCTCGACCCCGAGCCGGGCGGCGGCGTCCGCATCACGCTCGAGAACGCGACCGTCCTGCTCGATCCGCGCACGTCCCCGCGCAAGCTCGAGTTCGAGACGATGACGACGCTCCTGCCCGAGACCGACCTCCCGCTGCAGCGCGACCGCGAGGACCGGCTCGCGAGCCTCACGCTGCGCGAGCTCGGCTCGATGGCCGCGATGGAGGGCCACGACGACGCGTACATGGCGCAGCAGGCGGCGATCCAGATCCACCGCCGCTTCGCGCTGCCGCTCGCGACGCTCGTGTTCGGCTTCCTCGTGATGCCGCTCTTCATGAGCCGCGCGCAGTTCTCGCGCTCGGGCGGCGGCGTCGTCGGCCTCGTCGCGACGGTCGTCTACTACGGCCTCGTGCAGCTCGGCGACGGCCTGATCCAGCGCGGGCTCGTCGGCATCGCGCTCGGAGCGTGGCTCCCGAACCTCGTGATGGCCGCCCTCGGCCTCGCGATGTTCGCGCGGCTCGCGGGCAAGAGCGCGTTCGGGCGCGACGCCGACCGTCCGACGCAGCGCGTGAAGCGCAGCGTGCGGCGTGCGGAGGCGCGCGGCGAGCTGCGCACGAAGCGGTTCGCGCTCGCGCGCTACGTCGCGTCGCGCTTCGTGCAGGTGGCGGCGATGTGCTTCGGCGTGCTGCTCGTCGCCTACCTGCTCGTCGACGTGCTCGACCGCCTGCAGTGGCTCTTCCGGTACGGCGCGACCGCGGGCGAGATCGCGCGCTTCTACCTCGCCCGCGTGCCGCTGCTCGCGTCGCGCGTCGTCCCGATGGCGCTGCTCGTCGCGACCGCGCTCACCGTGAGCCTCGTCGCCGCGCAGGGCGAGCTCATGGGCATGCGCGCGTGCGGCATCCCCGCGCCGCGCGCGCTGCGTCCCGTGCTCGTGCTGTGCGTGCTCGTCGCGCCGCTCTTCTTCGTGCTCAACAACGAGGTCGTGCCCCGCACGAACGCGCTCGCCGACTACCTGAAGACCACCGAGATCAAGGACCTCGGCGGCGTGCGCAGCGCCGTCTGGTACCGCGTCGGCACCGCGATCTACGAGCTCGGCGAGCTCGACGCCGACATCGGGCACGCGAGCGACGTCGTGATCTACGAGGTCGGCGACGGCTTCGCGCCGCGCGCGCGCATCGACGCGGACGAGGCGGAGCACATCGGCGGCGGCGTCTGGCGGCTCGTGAACGCGACGCGCGTCGAGGTGACCGACGGCGGCCTCGAGCGCCGCGGCGCCACGCCCTTCGTGCAGCTCGGCGAGGACGCCGGCTCGGACGTCGACACCATGCACTACCCCGTCGGCGAGCTGCGCCGCCGCATCGCGGAGCTCGAGCAGGGCGGGCGCGACGCGAGCGCGCTGCGCACCGACCTGCACGCGAAGCTCGCCGCGCCGCTCGCGTGCATCCTGCTGCCGGCGCTCGCGCTGCTCTTCGCCGTCGCCGGCCCGCCGTTCCCGAGCTCGACGACGACGCTCGTCGCCAGCGTCGCGGCCTTCGTCGCCTACATGCTGCTCACGGGCGTCGGCACGAGCCTGGGATACGGTGGCGCGCTGCCGCCCGCCGCCGCGGGATGGCTCGCGACGGCGGCTCTCGGCGGGCTGCTGCTCGCGCTCGGGCTGCGGCTGCGCGGCTTCGGCCAGTCGTTCTGAACGCGCGCGGCGCACCGCGCGCCCGCCGCGGAGGTCCGCATGCGTCGCTTCGCTCCCCTCACCGCGCTGGTCGTCGTCCTCGCCGGCGTCGTCGCCACCGTCCTCGTCGTGGCCCCCGAGCGCATCGAGGCGGGCCTCAACCAGAAGCTCGAGGTCGACCTGCCCGAGCCGTCCGAGGCCGCGCGCGCGCTGCACGAGCGGCTGTGGATCGCCGACCTCCACGACGACCTGCTGCTGTGGGGGCGCGACCCGCTCGTGCG
This genomic interval from Myxococcota bacterium contains the following:
- a CDS encoding phosphocholine cytidylyltransferase family protein, whose amino-acid sequence is MKAIILSAGQGRRLLPLTESRPKCLLPVRGSQPVLEVQLRALAACGVEEAVVMVGFGADQVEAFLAGTPIPGIRVRTFYNPFFAQSDNLVTVWLARPEMADEFLILNGDTLFEPAVLEKLLASPPAPLTVTINEKARYDDDDMKVKLAGGRRLQAVGKKLTGPIDGESIGLMRFQGEGGERFREALDAAVRRSAGMSAWYLSVVDALAPSMRIETASITGSWWGEVDSPEDLTVVREGLERLDKQRPARAHASPREERIGRA
- a CDS encoding LptF/LptG family permease, with protein sequence MRVTETTPRRPRGTLYRYLLREMAVPTLFALLGLTLVILTKDLLGYTELVVNRGFGAGVVAMMAFYQTVPLIGTTLPFATMVGALVALGRLGADLELLVLEACGVSARSLVLPVTLFAAALTGAGLVVSLALGPWASRSLDASLERISLENPGAEVRAGVVNRFGDWKLEAQVANPRGDRLESVLLWMPDVGETVFAQRAALDPEPGGGVRITLENATVLLDPRTSPRKLEFETMTTLLPETDLPLQRDREDRLASLTLRELGSMAAMEGHDDAYMAQQAAIQIHRRFALPLATLVFGFLVMPLFMSRAQFSRSGGGVVGLVATVVYYGLVQLGDGLIQRGLVGIALGAWLPNLVMAALGLAMFARLAGKSAFGRDADRPTQRVKRSVRRAEARGELRTKRFALARYVASRFVQVAAMCFGVLLVAYLLVDVLDRLQWLFRYGATAGEIARFYLARVPLLASRVVPMALLVATALTVSLVAAQGELMGMRACGIPAPRALRPVLVLCVLVAPLFFVLNNEVVPRTNALADYLKTTEIKDLGGVRSAVWYRVGTAIYELGELDADIGHASDVVIYEVGDGFAPRARIDADEAEHIGGGVWRLVNATRVEVTDGGLERRGATPFVQLGEDAGSDVDTMHYPVGELRRRIAELEQGGRDASALRTDLHAKLAAPLACILLPALALLFAVAGPPFPSSTTTLVASVAAFVAYMLLTGVGTSLGYGGALPPAAAGWLATAALGGLLLALGLRLRGFGQSF